The Catharus ustulatus isolate bCatUst1 chromosome 25, bCatUst1.pri.v2, whole genome shotgun sequence genome contains the following window.
agagcctggaAAAGCCGGGAAGAACCGGGAAGAAGAACCGGGAAGAACCGGGAAAAAGCGACATCGCTGCCCAGAACGCggatcctgccctgggcaccgCATCCTCCGTGCGGGGAATGGGAAGAGCCGGGCggagagggatggagagccAGGAATAATTTATGCACCAGCTCGGCTCGGGGTTgcaggcagggtgggagggagggaggcctCTCCCCATCGCCCCTTCACCCGCCCCCTCCCGCCCCGCAGCCACACACAGCCTCGCAATCCCCTTCACTATTAGGAAGGCACCTATTGAGCACCGCTCGGGCTTttgttccttctcttctccGCCGGCCGAGCCCTCCCCGGCGCCTCCTGAAGTTGCTTGGCAGGATCTCCCCTCCCCAAAGAATTCGCTGGAGTCCCGCGGGTGAGGCTGcgggaggagagaggagggaggaaaaaaaaaaaaaaaagaaaaaaaggagaaaaaaaaagtaagacggctttttttttctttttttcttttttttttctttttccttctctctttctttgtcTGGAGGCGAGCGGGGGCACCGGGGAGAGCCCGCGGTGGGATCGGTGCCAGCCCCCCGCTCACCTGGGCAGCATCCCCGGGGATGCCAGCCCGGAGCATCCCAAAGCCATCCGTGCCCAAAACGTGCGGATATGCGGATGGAATTCTCTTGGCGGTGCCGTAGCTGGAGGGTGGCTGTGGTTTGCTGTGGTTCTGTTCTTGTGGAGGTcgggaaaaaaatgaaattggcTTTGTTTTGGGTGAAAATAATCCTGAACCGAGGGCAGAATTCATCTGTGTGCGAATATTTGTGAGGTGTGCGGGTATATTCGTGTCATATTCCTATTATTTCTGTACGGTTATGAGCATTACATGCAACACACGCTAACGTAGTTATGAATTAATTACACGTGAGCTCGTTAACTCTTGGATTCCGGGGCTGGAATGGATTTTCCTGTGTACGAATTGAAGTTGATTTGTCTCAGGGCCgggttctgtgtgtgtgtgcaaacacTCGGGCATTGTTCGCGGTGGGAATAAACCCCGCGGAGCCTCTGCCGTGCTGCGGGAGGATTTCCGAAGGGAAGGGAAACCTGCCCGGATCTCCCCGGATCACCTCGGGAAGGGCTGGAACCgcatcccagctccttcctccgGCTGCAAACTTGCAGCTCCgagaagggagagagagggagagaaggagaggaaggcTCTCCGGTCCTCTCCGATGAGGTAATCCCAAAGATAAGGTGCGTGTATCAACCTGAGCGGTGATGTCAGCCAGGGCAGAGCGGATTAAAGCGCTCGGAGAGAGGAATTGTCGCGATTTTGGCGTCACCTTGTCACCTCAGCTCGTTCAGGTGTGTCGTGGCACCCCGAACCGAGGGTCCCCAGGGGGGCTGGGCAGCCCGGAGGGGTCCCGGTGGCTCgtgcagggattttggggatgctgCGGGGACGCTGTGGGTGGTGCGGTGCTCTCACGTGTGtggagctgccagaggaattttatttttttttccacagtggcactgaggagaggggaagaatgCCCAGAGCGGGCTCCAAAAAATGTCCCCTCCTGGTTttggtgtgtccccagggagagGTGGCAGAGccgcagcagggctggggtggcagcaggttCGGGGACAGGTTTGGGACACCCTGAGCCCGCACCTTTGGGTGTCCCCGTGgggttgggaggggacaggggacccTTGGTGTCCTGCTCGAGGGGgtcagcagggaagggagcGGGTCCAGGGTGGCCAAGGGACCTTCCAGGGTGGTTCTGGGGGATTCCTGATcgagcagggccagggggcagcgggatgggacagggggaaaatgggaaaaatggggaaaaatggggaattacagggaaaaatgggaataacgggggaaatggggaataatGGGGAACATCAGGGAATAACGGGGAgttacagggaaaaatgggaataatggggaattacagggaaaaatgggaataacggggaacatcaggaaaaaatgggaataacgggagaaaatgggaataacaGGGAATTACGGGGAATAACAGGGAgttacagggaaaaatgggaattacagggAAATGGGGCAtaacagggaaaatggggaataaCAGGAAATTACAGGGAATGACAGGGGAAAACGGGGAACATCAGGGAATAACAGAATAATAGGGAATAACGGGGAACATCAGAGAACATCAGGGAATAACGGGTGAAGGAACATCAGAGAACATcaggaaataatgggaaaaaatggggaacaTCAGAGAACATCAGGGAATAATGGGTGAAGGAACATCAGAGAACTTCAAGGAATAATGGGGAACATCAGGAAATACCAGGGAACAACGAGGAGTAATGGGAAGCATCAAGGGATAACAGGGAAGATCAGGGAATGATTGGGAATTACGGGTAACAGCAGAGAACTATGAGGAATGTCAGGgaataacagggaaaaaacaaggaaTAATAGGGAGAAATagggaaaaacagggaataaCAGGGTTGGCAGCTTGGctctcagctccttccctgtgctcagcaccctgaaatcccaaacccagagcaAATTTGGCTCCTCAGCACCCAGACAGGGACTCCCAAACCCTGGCAGAACAGAAGCTGCCCCACAGCTTAACTCTGCCCATTGAGCTGTTCAGGAAAAGTTCTGGAGTCTCCTTTTTCCATGGGGAATGTTCCTATAAAGCCAAAAAAAGTCAGAGAATCGTGACTTGGAGAATGAGGTGAAGGTTGGGGAGTGACTTTGGTACAGAGATAAATATTCTCTAAATCCTTGGTGATTTCctcccatggctgtgctgggtgatgGGAGATGGGGGTTGATCTCTTTTCTTCCCGAATTTGTGCCCAGGGTGATGCCCCTGGAGTCACTGGGGTCACGTGAGATGGGTTTGAGCCCATGGAAGGCTCTTGCCAGGGGAGCTGAAGTGGCCCCAGGTTCTGCTCTGCCTTCACCTCTCAGCCCTGACAAAgcatccccacagctccaggggctcttCCCTCGCCTCTCCCATCTCATTCCtgcctctctctgtcccctctgccctgggcactcctgagcagcccctggaggagTTCCTGGAGttcccaggggagcagggaccTCCTCAGCAGggtccagctcctgcagggcccagcgtggcctggctgcagctccacgtccctgccaggaccaggccactgacccctgacccttgacccctgacccctgacccctgatGGAGCCAGACcactgacccctgaccccagGCCCTTGATGGAGCCAGACcatggatcccaaatcccttctgCAGCCAAACCATTGATTCCCCAATTCCTGAGTGATCCAGACCACTGAGCCTGACCTAGAACCAGATTCAGACCATCAATCCTCCATTCCTGCCTGATGCAAACCATCAATCCCCAATTCCTGAGTGATCCAGACCAtcaatccctgtccctgcccgaTCCAAACCATCCCTGACCAGCCCTGCCTGATCCAGACCACTGAGCCTGATCTAGAACCAAATCCAGACCATCAATCCTTCATCTCTTCTGAATCCAGACCATCAATCCCCATCCCTTCCTGTTCCAGACCATcaatcccccatccctgccaggtcCAGACCATCaatcctccatccctgtgtgatCCAGACCACTGAGCCTGATCTAGAACCAAATCCAGACCATCAATCCTTCATCTCTTCCGAATCCAGACCATCaatcccctgtccctgtgtcatccagatcatcaattctccatccctgcctgatCCTGAACACTGAGCCTGATCCAGATCCAAATCCAGACCATCaatcctccatccctgcctgatGCAAACCATCAATCCCTTATCCCTGCCAGATCCAGACCATCAATCCTCCATCCCTGAGTGATCCAGACTATCAATCCCCCATCCCTGAGTGATCCAGACCATCAGTCCCCCATCCCTGAGTGATCCAGACCATCAATCCCCAATTCCTGAGTGATCCAAACCACTGACCCTGATCCAGATCCAGATCCAGACCATcaatcccccatccctgcatgaTCCAGACCATCAATCCCCAATTCCTGAGTGATCCAAACCACTGACCCTGATCCAGACCCAGATCCAGACCATCAATCCTCCATCCTTGCATGATCCAGACCATCAATCCCCCATCCCTGAGTGATCCAgaccatccccatccctcaccagccttgtgGCTGCTCTAGCAAATCCAGACAAATTCCCCCTTGGCTCCTGCCTCACAGTCCAGACTTAATGAGAGCTGGGGGTCAGGAGCTGCAATGTCTGTACCCAGGAATGTGCTAAAGGCCCGGGAGGATCTCGTTAGCCAGGACCTTCCCTGGATTCCCTCTCCTAATGGGCTCCATGGAAAAATTGATGGGGATGAGCAGGAAGAGATCTGGGTCTTTATttcatcccttccctctctgcctctcccaTCCTTCCAcctggaaataaaaccagaggaACTGGTGCTCTGTGAGGGGcagtggggctgagcagagggatttgggatttaggatttgggatttgggatttgggatttgtgacCTGGGGTGCACAGGTGATGATTTTGGGATCCTTCCCTGCTCAGGATGGATTGGAGGGgtcaaacagaaattaatttatgctgaattttttccaacaagctgagaaaaaaaatcattcaggACTGGAGGATATTTTATCTTGttagaaagaaaaaccttttcacctaaaattttggaaggaaaacatcTCCTGGGTTGCCAGGGAGCAACCCCTGACTCCTGGAGCGGGATGGGGAGGAACATCCCAACGGGAATGGAGTGCAGAAACAACCAGGAATGAAAgattcctcttccctcctccgAACAAACCAGAGCTGGATTCTGTGCTCTGGGCTTGGGTGGGCACCTGGAAAATCAGGAGAGGTTTGGCCCTTCCCAAAGAGGATTTTCCTGGCTGCATCCtgggggagggagctgggctgaaaTTGGGGATTTATGGAGTTGGAGACGCTCTGGTCTCAccttcagctctgcagggaagcagGGGGGGTTCTGTTGAGTTTTGCAGGAACTGGGGGGGTTCCTCACCTCCCCCCTCTTCATTTCTGGAAGATTTATCAGGAATTCTGCAAAGATTTGGGTTCTGCTCAAGCAGCTCTGGGTAGAAAATCAGGTGGTGATGAGAAAACTGATTAAAATCTATAAATAACCGGAGAATCACCCCGATGCACAAGGGACACACAACCTGTGCACCTTCAGCTGCACCACAAATGTTCCTTTTTCCAGGGGAGATGTTCCCAGGAAGGCAAAAAGTCCGGGCACGATGACTTGGGGAGCGAGGGAAAGGCTGGGCAGTGACATCGTTACGATGACAAATATTCTCTAAATCCGCGATTCGTGATCCCGGGCGCCTCAGAAATGTGATTAGGAGATTTAAtctgcctgggctggagccaCTTGTCAAGGCAGCTCGAAAATGAATTCTGGTTTGAGCAGCTCCCCAAAATCTGAGGGGGTCGTGTTTAAAAATCCACCAGGAATTggggcacggggagggggagctgcagctgatcCCCCCAAAACTGAGGCTGATTGCAGGGATGCAACTGGTGTGGATGTCTGTGGGAAATGAGATGTTCCAGCCTTTGTTccagtgtccatctgtccatcccgCTTCTCAGGGGGGTTTATTTGTGTCCATCTCTCATTAGGGGCAGCCCCAGATGAGCTCTGCACGTtgtcctgggctctgggagAAGCAGGAATGAGCCTCGGGAGCAGCGCTGGGATCCTCCTGAGCTCTAATTTGGGGTGCCCTCCTTTTGGGCACCCCAGGGGCTCCCTGCTCCGCTCGAGCCTCTCTGGCAGCCGCGGGAGCGCCCAGGGGTTTCTGCAGAGCCGGAGGGAAATCAGATTTCCAAAGGGACTCGAGCACTTTCGGGAAACTCGGATGTTTTCGGGGCAGGTTGTCAGAACATCCCAAATATCCCCCGGGGCTGGAAAAACCAGGATGAGCCCCCAGTGGCCCTGGATCCCCAGGGACTGAGGCAAGGAGCTTTTTAAAGCATCGATCCGAGCTCTGGAGAGTCTCCAAGGTGCTTTTGATGCCTCTACCCAGGATTTCCAGGCGCATCCCGTCGGGAATGCGGTTCCAGGCTTTGTGCTGTTCAAGCGTCGGTATTTTTggggcagcctggctgggctgagggCTGTGGGGCTTTTGTGAGAGTTCTCCAAGCTCCCCCCGCGCCGTCGCCACCTCCCAACCTGCCCCAACCTCCCCCAAAGCAGCGCCTGGGACGAGGAGCACGGGGGAGGCTTTGAGCGTATCCAAGATACAGCGGATTTGGGCACCCAGTCAAATGTTCTCATTGTCTGACCCTTGTCCAGACGCCAGTAAAACCCTTTGGGAAATTCCCCCTCCACCCAGCGCACCGGCTTTAATTACAGGAGAGGAATGCGAGGCGCAGAGCGCGGCTCCTCCCGCCGCTGCGCTCGGGTGGGCACCGCGCTGAGCCCCGAAAGTTTGGGGGctcacagggagggaggggtgagCTCTGCGTGCCCGATGTCAGAGGGACATTGCGGGGTTTGTCCCCTCTCCTGGCAGCGGTGCCCGAGCAGCAGGACATGAGTAATCCCCATCCCACCGGGGGAGGCACATCAAAGGCACCGGGGGAGATACAAGAGGTTTCTGCTTCACAGACCAGAGCGGCTGCAGTTCAATAGCGCCTTTGTTACCGGCCCTCggagccagggatggagaaatACCTGaccccgctccctccctccctcctcccctccctccccgctcccctccctccctcccagcccctctcagcaCAACCATCCCAGCCAGCGCAGCAACAGCAAACTCGGGGGGTCCAAAAGAGCCCCCGCTAAAGCTGGGGTGACCCCCCCGTGAGCATCTCCGAGCTCCGGGGCTTGGGGAGGACAGCACGGTGATGATGGCGATGCCACCAGCACGGCAGCGCTGTCCCCGCTGGCACCGGGCCCTTCCCGCGGACACCGAGCCACGCTGCCAAAGGTGAGCTCAGCGCGCTCGGCCGGCGGCTCCGGGAGCTCCTGGGGTGCCCGCGGTGTGGACAGGGCACGGTGGCACCGGCAGGGACACGTGTCCTCGTGCTGGGACAGCAGTCTGTGCCCTACCAGGTGGCACCGACTTGGGGGCCACGGGGCAGCGTCCCAAAGAGCCACCGAGGACAAACGGATGGATTTGTCCTCTCCAcgatgggatttggggtgatccgtgggaatttggggtgggtgGGTGCTGGATACGAGGGGCAGGGACCCATGTGGGGGTCCTGGTGTGCCCCCCCACACCTGGGGGGTTTCTCAAAAGATCTTCCCATCAAAATTCCACCAAGGGATGCTCCAGACCATCCTGAACGGGTTTTGGGACACCAGGAGGGGACTGTGGCTGTGTCACAGGTGGGACACACAGTGGCCCTTTCCCCTCACCATTCCCGGGAGATAAAAGAGGGAAAACCTTGGGAAAGTgctggctcagagctgccctgagctccaggagTTCTCTTTGTAGGTCGGAGTTGTGTTCTCTGCTACTGCAAAGCAGAATCCTCCCTCCTCCCGCCCCGGCTGCCCTGAGAacctggaattcccagggattCCAGCGAGAAAGCGACTCTGGCAATTCCTgatgagctggagcagagaccAGAGCTTTGCCAGGGAcaacctgggcactgctggtggCACCCAAGGTACAGAGAGGCTTCTCCTGACGAACCAGGGCCGTGCCAGCTCCcggtggagctgctgccaccccaaAACGCGACACCTTGTCCTGAACGCCTCTTTTGGTGCGTCCAGAGACTGAAACTCCCCCGAAAAGGCCCGGGGGGGAAGCGAGGGGAGGAGAATTGGCATCCAGACCTTTCTTTGGGCCTTTGTCTGAGCCCACAAAGGCGGCTCTGTTGGATGAACCTGcagccaggtgagctctgggggCAGCGGGGCTCCTGCTCCTCCGCTTTTCGGTGGCCCTAAAAGTCACATTTTGAAAGGAGCTGCGGGGCAGGGTGAGGCTGCACCCCCGAGGTGAGTGTTTGTCCCTAAAAACGGGATTtgatcccagctcctcctcggAGGGATCTTGCAGGTGGGAATTTGTGCAGCTCCATTTGCAGCCAGAGCGATGTGGGGATTATTGGGATTCTGGAAAGGATGCCAGGTGCTGACAGGGATGAGGTGGGGCCGTGGCCAGGACACAGGAGAGGGGAAATGAAGCGTTCCCTGGGCACGCTGCGATTCATCCCGGTGGCTCTCGGGCTGTCCCTGCGGTCCCAGCGCCCCCGGGGCACgggggcagctctggctcagAGAGGGAACGTTCCAGGATGGGATCGCTCCTCCTGACAGGGAATAACCCAGGAGAGGCCACCCCGTGGTgatgagggggtttggggtgagaaTCCaccctggttttggggtgagaaCTCACCCTGGTTTTGGGATGAGAACTCACCCTGGTTTTGGGATGAGAACCCACCTTGGTTTTGGGGTAAGAACTCACCCTGCTTTTGGGGTGTGAACCCATCCTGGTTTTGGGGTAAGTTTTGGGTTTGGAATCCACCTTGGTTTTGGAGTGGGAATCCATCCTGGTTTTGGGATGACAACCCATCCTAATTTTGTGGTGCAAACCCACCCTGGTTTTGGTGTGGAAAATCACCCTGCCTTTGGGGTAGGATTTGGGATAAGAACTCATCCTGGTTTTGGGGTAAGAACTCACCCTGGTTTTGGGATGCAAACCTgctctgtttttggggtgcaaaCCCCccctgtttttggggtgtgagCCCACCCCGGTTTTGGGATGAGAACTCACCCTGGTTTTGGGTTATAAACCCACTCTGGTTTTGGGATGTGAACCCGCTCTGTTTTTGGGATGTGAACCCaccctggatttggggtgagaacCCACCCTGGTTTTGGGGTCGTGCTCCAGCTGCTCACAGGGAGGGAGGCCAGCTTAGCCCAAAGAATCATTCCCCCCCccattctcctttccctttcccctcccctttccccagaGACCGCTGCCTTGTCCTGGCTAAGCCCTCTGCTGTGGTTTATGGCTTTTTATTCCTATGTGATTGCTTTCCCTAACTCATGTAGGGCGAAAAGCCATGGGCTACACAGAGGAGGGACTGCACCCTCCAGGCACCTCCCCACCGGCTCCCcgagcccctctggagccccCCGCGGTTCTTTGGGGTCAAACAAGGAGTGAAAGGGGGCACTGAAGCCTGGCAGGGCCTTTCCAGAGGGGTGGGGAGACAAAAGGACTCGGGGGTGGCGGGGCCGGCCCCATTGAGCCCCCGGTGCCGCTTTTCTTTGGCGTTTTGGAGCTTTTCCCACACCCTTCAAAGCGGCCCCACCTGCATCCCCCGGGATAAAAGCGGCAGGAAGAGGCCAAGGGCATTGCCAAGGGCATTGCCAAGGGGTGCAGCCAGTCCCGggggatggcagcagccctgagcaggggaaaaggggatttgggcACCTCCAGCCCCAAATGCCAGcgcagagctggggcaggggtcagtgccaggcaggggctgtcccctggggcaggggtcggtgccaggcaggggctgtcccctggggcaggggtcggtgccaggcaggggctgtcccctggggcaggggtcggtgccaggcaggggctgTCCCCTGGGGCAGGGGTCGGTGCCAGGCAGGGGATGTCCCCTGGGGCAGGGGTCGGTGCCAGGCAGGGGATGTCCCCCGAGGTCCCCAGACGAGGTCGTGGCCCGGGCGGTGTCACGAGGGTGGAgaggggaggtggcagcagggggGGATGGGTTTaatcccagggcagggcttgGCAAATCGGGATTTGTTAAATGTGCGAAGGGAAAgtctgctggggctgtggggtgggaggggaggggaggctgcAGATCCCATCACACAGACCCCATTCctgctgatcccatcccacagacCCCGTTCCTGATCATCCCATCCCATAGACCCCATTCCCACAGATCCTATTCGTGctgatcccattcctgctgaTCCTATTCCTGCAGATCTCATTCCCTcagatcccatcccacagaCCCCATTCCTGCAGAGCTTATTCctgctgatcccatcccacagatcccattcCTGCAGATCCAACCCCACAGACCCCATTCCAACCAACAGATCCTATTCCTgctgatcccattcccacagatcccatcccacagaCCCCATTCCTGCAGATCCTGTTCTTGCAGATTCCACCCCACACATCTCATTCCTGTAGATCCCACCCTACAGATCCCATTCCAGCAGATCCCATCCCACAAACCCCATTCCTGCTGATCCCACTGCCATGGACCCCATTCCTACAGATCCCATTGCACAGACCCCATTCCCACAGATCCCATTCCTGCTGATCCCATTCCTGGtgatcccattcccacagaTCCTATTCCTGctgatcccattcctgctgatcccattcccacagaTCCTATTCCTACAGATCCTATTCCTTCATATTCCACCCTACAGACCCCATTCCTCCAAACCCCATTGCCATGGACCCCATTTCTTCAGATCCCACTGCCATCGATCCCATTCCTgctgatcccattcccacagatcccatcccacagaCCCCATTCCCACAGATCCTATTCCTGTTGATCCTATTCCTGCTGATCccaccccacagaccccatTCCTGCACCCCCCACCATCCCAGGACCACCCCAAGCACCCCGAGGGGTTCCACCCCCCTGGCCAAGCAGGAAACGAGcaatttctctctcctttaGTTCTTCTTTTCTCACTTCCTGAGCTTTGACTCATTTGGGTGTCAGGCTTTCAAGTTTATTTCACCAGCCTGGaatgcatctttaaaaataatagtcctgggagggaaaaaaaaaaaaaagattaaaaaaaaaaaaagctgaggtTCAGCTTTAATCCCATGACTCAAGGAGGtgtggaaggaagaaaatca
Protein-coding sequences here:
- the LOC117007066 gene encoding uncharacterized protein LOC117007066; translation: MNSALGSGLFSPKTKPISFFSRPPQEQNHSKPQPPSSYGTAKRIPSAYPHVLGTDGFGMLRAGIPGDAAQPHPRDSSEFFGEGRSCQATSGGAGEGSAGGEEKEQKPERCSIGPRVRGCSALGTPARSLQGDRTLYRGTRTLYRGPGPSTRGPGPSTGDQDSLQGDRTLCRGTRTLYRGTRTLYKGTRTLCRGPGPSTRDQDPL